A genomic region of Kribbella sp. NBC_00382 contains the following coding sequences:
- a CDS encoding CHAP domain-containing protein, which produces MRPPWKKLAPALLLGGALLSASSVTAAAVPAAVPAVLPAVADVRTAIVDAANGEIGQGETPPGSNCNPYGPCEAWCAHFATWTWRQAGITIPNYGFTGDIYTWGQGKGRAHSTNTGMQPGDIVLYGTGPQNTNTSVHTGVVVAVGNGKITTVEGNASNAVRKFGPFDPTHAKAAGRPGNIYGWVAAQ; this is translated from the coding sequence ATGCGCCCTCCCTGGAAGAAGCTCGCGCCCGCCCTGTTGCTGGGTGGTGCACTGCTCTCGGCGAGTTCGGTCACGGCGGCGGCGGTACCGGCTGCTGTCCCTGCTGTTTTGCCTGCTGTTGCTGATGTGCGTACTGCGATCGTCGACGCCGCCAACGGTGAGATCGGGCAGGGCGAGACGCCACCCGGCAGCAACTGCAACCCGTACGGTCCGTGCGAGGCCTGGTGCGCGCACTTCGCGACCTGGACCTGGCGGCAGGCCGGGATCACCATCCCCAACTACGGCTTCACCGGTGACATCTACACCTGGGGCCAGGGCAAGGGGCGCGCGCACTCGACCAACACCGGTATGCAGCCGGGTGACATCGTGCTCTACGGCACCGGGCCGCAGAACACGAACACCAGCGTGCACACCGGTGTAGTGGTTGCTGTCGGCAACGGCAAGATCACCACGGTCGAGGGCAACGCGAGCAACGCAGTACGGAAGTTCGGCCCGTTCGACCCGACCCACGCCAAGGCCGCCGGGCGTCCCGGCAACATCTACGGCTGGGTCGCCGCGCAGTAG